The DNA window TAAACTTAGGTATTCGGAGTTATTTAATTCAGATAAAGAGTTTTGTGATAATAATTTTCATGAAAATTTCAAATACTTTCTTGGATTTGAGTTTGATTATATATTCCATAAGTCTTTTTTTGAAAAATTAAAAAAATATGTATCTCATATTGAGGGAAGTAGTGTAGTTTTTTATACTCTAGAGCCTTCTCCTGAAGAGTATTTTTATAAAAATTTTAAAAAATATAACGTTTTAAATATTGATCTTCTAAGTACGGATGAAGAATTAACTAAAATTATGATGGAAAATCCTTCGGACTCAGGAGGCATTAGTATGGCCATGGGATCGGATGATATAGCAATATTTTCTAAATCTAAGGAGTGGGCTATTATTGGATCCCGAGATTGGGAAATAGCTATAGTTGGATTCACTTCTTTAGAGATGAGAGAAAAATTTTTAGAATCATTTGGAACAAGCTCTGATATGTTTACAACGGTAAAAGAGCAAGTAGAAATTTTAGATGAAATGCTACATTTCAATGATGTTGCAAAAACTGAATATGCGAAAATAGTTGCTAATTATTCTGAGAGAATTTAATTTTTGATTAACTGTAGTCTAAAATTTTGACCCAAGTCGTGAAGTGGTGTAATTTTCACTTCATTAGTTAAGATATTAATATACAAACAATCAATAATTAACAAATAAGCCACCTACAGGGTGGCTTATTTAGCTACAGGTAATGACAAGAGAAGATATGTAGCGATCATGAGGCAGTATTGGTGAATGGTAGTTTGGAACCCCTTAGGAGAGAAGTCAAGAAAATTCTTTGAATATCTATCAGGTGTCTTCTCTGAAATATAAAGTCTTTCATTTGTGTTAGTCTGTATTGTACTAGTTTGTGCATTTGCAAAGAACTAATATGCACTTATAGTAATCCATAATGAAGCTATTTCTAATACTGATATTTTTGAGATTAATTATAAACTTTTGGGTACATATAATACGACACGATCTGTCGCATTGCGGGAGTACTTTTGTATTATAGAAATTATTAAACCTAATTAGAAATTATGATAGAAATAAAAACGTGAGGTAATTTATATTAAATCCTTTAAATAAAAAGCTAATAAATGCTAAAAAATGTTAAATTTGCAAAATTTATACAATGAAAACTAATATTAATTATAAAACACAAAATAGGTGAAAAGAATCTACATCGGTGCTTTGACTATATGCACTTTTTTATTTGCCAACGCTCAAGATGTTGTTTGGCAAAAGGATATTAAATCCAGTACACAGGATTTCCTAAGTCAGGTGACGACAACAATCGATCAGCAGTATTTGATTACGGGGAGTACTATTCAGGGGGGTAGCCTTCGAGAGCCTCAAGCTACTGCCAAACAGAATAACGGTTACGATTTTCATTTGGTAAAACTCAATCAACGAGGTGAAGAGGTCTGGGAAAAGTTTTTCTCTGGACAAAATCATGATTTTTTATCGGCAACAGTGAATACCCAGGAAGGAGGATTTCTTCTTGCTGGAACTTCTTATAGTGGAAAGGCGTTAGATAAAAAAGAAGAATCAAAAGGCGGATCAGATATCTGGGTAATCAGAATCAATGAATTTGGGGATGAATTATGGCAGAAGACAATTGGAGGAACGTCCGATGAAGAAGCAAGAACAGTAATTCAGACTACCGATTTAGGATTTTTTGTAGCTGGAAATATTCAAAATTCAGCAAAAGGTTATGGATCTAAAGATGTTTTGATCGTAAGATTAGATAAAAACGGGAAAGAATTATCTCAATTAGTTTTAGGCGGAAAAGGACTGGACGAGGTTGAAAAAATGATTCCTACAAAAGATGGTGGAGCTCTGTTGGGAGCTTATTCCAGAAGTAATCATGGTGAATCCAAGAAGACGGAAAACTTTGGAGAAGGCGATTACTGGATCATTAAGCTTAATAAAGAAGGAAAAGTAGAATGGGAAAAGAACTATGGAGGAAAAGGAGATGATCATATAAGAACACTTGCTTTAACTTCAAACGGATATATCATTGGTGGAGAATCAAGATCAGAAAGATCAGGAAATAAAACCGTTGGGATCGAAGAGGGAACAGACTTATGGTTAATCTCTTTAAACGAGAGAGGTGATGAACAGTGGCAAAAGTCTTATAATTTCAAGAACAGAGATGTTTTAATGGGAATG is part of the Chryseobacterium paludis genome and encodes:
- a CDS encoding T9SS type A sorting domain-containing protein — encoded protein: MKRIYIGALTICTFLFANAQDVVWQKDIKSSTQDFLSQVTTTIDQQYLITGSTIQGGSLREPQATAKQNNGYDFHLVKLNQRGEEVWEKFFSGQNHDFLSATVNTQEGGFLLAGTSYSGKALDKKEESKGGSDIWVIRINEFGDELWQKTIGGTSDEEARTVIQTTDLGFFVAGNIQNSAKGYGSKDVLIVRLDKNGKELSQLVLGGKGLDEVEKMIPTKDGGALLGAYSRSNHGESKKTENFGEGDYWIIKLNKEGKVEWEKNYGGKGDDHIRTLALTSNGYIIGGESRSERSGNKTVGIEEGTDLWLISLNERGDEQWQKSYNFKNRDVLMGMSVISSADDKTSKGILLGGYTQAEERIEADDETFWMLYVNGDGNEQWRKHVKGESRKREERLSDIKLNRDGSIILAGTSAEELGKENWKIIKLGDKQLDQLIEKQDIKIYPNPVSDYAYVEIGFDFKDADITLYDMSGRQLQSLKTKNKVTKINTQALIQGAYLIVIKTDTNKTANAKLIKK